The Caldisericaceae bacterium genomic interval ACAAACTTATTAACATTGTCTTTAGCTTCGTTAATGTACATATTTTTCTTTTCTCTCAATCAACGATGATTGAGGCTGAGATATTTATTACCGCCGTTCTCTTGCCCAATCTCAGCAGGCGGGATTTTGGGCTATTTGATTTTTATTATATTCAATTTTCAAAAGTTTCTAATGAGCATTTTGGACATTTTGGATATGGTGGAAGCACCTCTAAGAGATTATCTCTTACGATATCTTTTGTATCAAGATAGTTTGTTGTGTAAGTAAATTTATTTAATTCTTCAATAGGACGCTCTTCTTTATAATAGTCAAACAACTCTCTTGGACTATAAAATTCGTCAACCTCAATTGTTATAGGATACTCAAATTCATTGAGACACACAACACAAGTGAGTATAAATGTTGCTTCAATTGTTCCATATACTCTTATTTCTCTATTTTGCACATGTTCAAAAGTAAGTTTTAATTTTGCATCATCTTTCAACTTAAAAGGGAGTTCTTCTTTAAGGTTAATACTTTCTTCGACGGTAACTGAACCTTCTTCTATGATCTTATTGATTATTAATTTCATTTTCTATCGCTTCTTTCCCTTCTTCTAAAGTGTTTTGGGCTTTGCTAAGAACGTTCTCAATTTTTGCAAAAAGATCTTTTGCAAATACTAATGCTTCTTCTTTTATTTTTTTTGCTTCTTCTTCAGCTTCTTTTATTATTCTTTCTCTTTCATTTCGTGCTTCCTTAACAATGTTTGATTCTTCTACAATTCTTTTAAATTCACTTTCAGCTTCTTTTATTATGCGGTTTTTTTCTTCGTAAGCATCTTTAAGGATCATTTCTCTTTGTTTAGAAACGCTTGAAGCAGTTTTTACTTCTTCAGGTAGCATTGTTTCTATTTTTAGGATGATTCCTAAGAGTTCTTCTTTATCAATTGTAATGTATTTTGAAAAAGGGAGTTTCTTTGCCTTTTCGACCAGCTCTTTTAAATTTTCAAGTTCATCAATAATACTTCTATTCATAGCTTCTTCCTTATTTTATCTTTTATTTTTTTATTTACAATTTCAGGAACAAATTTTGATACATCTCCATTATTCATTGCAACCTCCTTTACGAGTGTTGAACTTATAAAAGCAGAAGTCCTTGTAATTAAAAAAATCGTTTCAATACCGCTGTTTAACTCATAATTCATTTCAAACATTGCCTTTTCGTATTCAAAATCTTGGTAAGTCCTTAATCCTCTCAACACCAAGTTTATTTTATGATTTTTTAAATAATCTACAAGAAGCGTATCAAGCACATCTGCCTCTACGTTTTTGAATTTGTTTAAACTCATCTTTACCATTTCAAGTCTTTCTTCAACTGTAAATAAGGTATGCTTCTCTTCTCTTTTTGCAACCAAGACAACTACTTTATCAAAAATTTTGCTTGCCCTTTCAATAATTTCGAGGTGTCCGTTTGTTAACGGGTCAAAAGTTCCAGGGTATACAATTGTTTTCATATATTCAGTATAAATAAAATGAAATTTCTTGCAAATTTTTTTTAAATATATAAAATGAATTTATGAAAAGGTATTTAATATTTACTTTTTTATTGGTTTTTTTACTTGCTGGATGTTCTCCTAATTCGAATAGTGAGACTGTGAAAGTGCCAAACTTTGTTGGCATGAAGGCTTCAGTAGCACAGGAACTTGCTAAGACAAATGGGCTAATTCTCCAAGTGATTTCAACTGAGCAAAGCAATGAATATCCTGTTGATACGGTTATTTCGCAGGATATCCCGCAGGGCAGTGAATTGAAGAAAGGCGGCTTTGTTAAAATTATTTTAAGTTCAGGGCCAAAAAGTTTTTCTGTTCCTCATGTTGTGGGGTTAGATTTTAAAGAGGCAAGGGAGCTTATTATTAATTCAGGGCTTTCTATTGGTATTATTAAAGAGATAGAAAGCACAGAAAAAATTGGGACAGTATTAGAACAGAATCCAAATGCTAACACGATTGTGCAAGGCGGTTCCAAAGTTGATTTGACAATAAGCATAGGACAATTTGTAAAAGTTCCCGATGTAATCGGAAAAAGTGTAGATGAAGCAAAACTAATTTTAGAACAAGCAGGACTTGTCCTTTATAAGGTGGATACCTTTGAAGACTCCCAACAGAATTTGCCTAAAAACATCGTTTTGTATCAATACCCTGTTCCAAATGCGTTAGTTGAGAAAGGCACGCAAGTTTTATTGAAGATCGCAAAATGAAATTTTATATTTCGCCTTCGATTATTGCCTCTAACTTTACCAATTTAAAAAAAGAGATTGAAAAGATTGAATCTTTTGACCAAGCATTTGTCCATTTAGATATTATGGACGGCAATTTCGTTCCAAACATTACTTTTGGTCCTTTCATTGTTGAGCAAATGAGAAAAATTACTAATTTGCCTTTTGATACCCATCTTATGATTAAGAATCCTGACAATTTTGTTGAGGAATTTGCACTTGCAGGATCAGATTTTATAACTTTTCATATAGAGGAAACCGTTTTCCCTTTAAGGATTCTAAAAAAAATTCAAAAACTTGGCAAGAAGTGCGGCATCTCCTTTAACCCCGCAACACCAGTTGAATCCGTTGTTGAAGTTTTACCGTATACCGATATTGTGTTGGTTATGAGTGTTGAGCCGGGATTTTCTGGCCAAACATTCATCCCATCAACTTTATCTAAAATTGAGAAACTCAACGAATTAAGAAAGAGTAATGGGTATAATTTCTTAATTTCAGTTGATGGGGGGATAAACGAAAAAACAATGAAAAGTGTCTTAGATGCAGGAGCAGATATACTGGTCATGGGAAGCTTCTTTTTTAAAAATGACCTTTCATTTGTGAAAGGTGTAGTTGAAAATCTTCGTCGATTATAAGGTATATTAAAAAAAGGCTCTTATGTTTAAGAGCCTTTAATTATTTAATTTATTATTAAATATTTTTTGATTTTTTCTTCTATAACTCTTTTTGGCACTGCACCAATAATTGCATCCACCATTACTCCATTTACAAAAATGCCAATAGTTGGAATACTCATAATTCCGTATTCGATTGCAAGATTCTGGTTTTCATCAACGTTTACTCTTACAACTTTTAACCTGTTAACGTATTCCTTTTCTAATTCAAGAATAATTGGTTCAATCATTTTGCATGGCACGCACCACTCTGCCCAAAAGTCAACTAAAGTAGGAACTTCCGAATTAAGCACTTCTTCTCTAAAATTACTTTCATTTACTTCCATATATACCTCACTCTTTTAGTAAAGCATCAATTTCTTTAGATATTACGTCACCTAAATTGTCTTGATAGCCGACAATTACCTTTGCGATTCTTCCATTCTTATCAACAATGAAGAATCTAGGTATGCTATTAACTCCATAGAGGCTTCCAACCTTACTATTTGGATCAGCAATGATCAAGTATTTCATACCGTAGTCTTTTATAAATTGTTGCACTTTCTCAATATTGCCTTGATCAAGGTTTACACCTAATACTTCTACACCTTTACCTTTATACTTTTCATAGATAGCCTCTACATGCGGTATTGTCATCCTACAAGGACCACACCATGTTGCCCAAAAATCAATCAGCACAACTTTCCCTTTTAAGTCAGAAAGTTTAACAACTTTTCCATTTGCATCTTTCCAAGAAAAATCTGGCGCAATTTCTCTTGTGCTATTAGTGGTATTGTTTGTGTTTTGGTTATTCGTTGGATTATTAGATTGCGTTGTTGTGCATCCTGTAAAAACCAAAGACACAAAAACTAAAATAAAAACTACAATAATTATCTTTTTCATTTAATCACCTACCTTATTGCTATTATATTTGATTTAACCTTCTCTGTCAATATATCGTTTTGACTTCTTGATGTCTTTAATAATCTTTAAAATTGTATTCTTTAGTTCGATCTTTTTCCCGTATTTATAACTGTAGTAATAACTAATTAAATCACCTAAAATTTTATCTTTTTTATGTCTTTTTGCAAACTCAAGGAGTGTTTCAGAGTCTTTTTTATCATTACCAATAAAATTGATTATTAAGTTTGCAATTTCATTTTCTTCTTTTCGAAGTTTTATTCCGAATAAAAATAGTGTTATTATAGCAATACCGATCCCTATAAGAAGAGGTTTGTTTACTGATACTTTGTTGATTGTATTAAAGATGCTTTCTCCAAAATTTCTAAAGCCTTGTGCGATGTTATTGTAAAGTGATATTTGGCTTGCACTGCTATATGTAATTACATTTCTGTACCAATACATTATTATTGAGTCTATGAGCATGCTAATTTTACTTGGTGTTGTAAATGTAATTGGAGTTGGGTCTACAGTAATCCACCTATTAGAAACATAAACTTCTACCCATGTGTGGGCATCCTTTTCCCTTACAATATAGTAATTTGAAGTGTTATTTAGTTCGTTCGTAACAAATCCCGATACGAGTCTTGCTGGGATGCCGTTTGCCCTTGTAAGCATTACTGTTGCGGTTGCAAAGTGTTCACAGTATCCGCTTCTGTGGTTGATTATAAATTCTTCAATACTATTTGCCTCTGGCTTTAAAGAATACTTATTGTTTTTCTTTAGATAGCTAACAATTGCTTCTACTTTCTCTAAATCACTAAAAGAATTCTTTGTAATATCTTTTGCAAGTTCAATAACTTTTGGATTGATCCTCTTTAGGCTTAAATACTTTGCAATATCTTTTTCTTCGGTTGTGATGTTTTTATCATCATCGTAATAAAGAGTATATTTAATCGTTTTATAGAATGGTGCATCAAAAAACATGTTTGATAATTCATCTTTGAGTAAATAGTTGAAATTGCCGTAAATACCGTTTGTCCAACCTATTTGAAATAGCACATTTGTGCCTGTTGGTTCAAGGTAAACTGTTCCTTTTTTACCAAATTGAAAACCAAAAGTGTTTTGTGATGTTCTAAGAATTTTTTCATGAGTTTCATAGTTCATCCAGTGGTTATTTATGAATGTAGAATATCGAACACCAACAATGTATAGAGGACTTTTCTTTTTTTCAGTTTCAACTCTCATTACGATTTGATAGTTAAGATCTACGGGTTTTGCATCTATTGTGATATCCGTTGAGAATCCTGAAGAAGTTTTATTGAAAAGTGGATTACCATGTATTACTCCAAGTGAAAACCTTGGAAGAACAAGGAAGAACACACTAACGAGTATAAACAAGAACATTAAAGATAAAGCAAAATCCTTTTTATCTACAAGGTGCCGGAGTTTATCATCTTTAGATTGCGCTGATACAAGAAACAAAAACGATGAAATTGTAAAAATTACAGCAATTATACCAAACGAAATAGATATTGTTGCAATTGAGGAAATAAGGCCAAACATTATACCTATTAAGAACATCTCAAGGTAATCAAACGAATTTTTACTGACGATATATTTAGAGCTTATTGTAACTGTAAGGAGTATTGCAATAGTTATGAATAAGTCAATACCTAAGATGAGTAAAGTAATAAAAGTTATAAGTGGTATTATTTCTACGATTTTTGGCTTCTTTTTAAGCTCCTTGTTTTTTGAAAGCATTGTTGCAAAAACTGGAATTATTGAAAGTATTATTAGTGATTTTTCAACTATCGAAACAAACCCAATCGAAGAAATTATAAATAGTAGAAAATAAATATCATGATTATTCTTATTCATATTCATATTCATATTCATATTCAATGTCTCTTTCTGTTATGATATCATAAGAATCCTCTAAAATAGATGTATCTTCTAATTTTGCTTCCGAAAGGTATTCCATAATCCCAATGTAATCTTGGTATGAATTACATTTTAACAACTGGTTCTGTGATATAAACTCAAATGGTATTCTTTGGTCAAAAAGAAGCTTTATTAGAGAGGCTATCTTAATGACTGCATCTTCAAATGTGTAAGTATTGTAAATGTAAGAAGAGTTGTTTAAAGCAATTTTTAATTCATTGAGTTTATCGTTTGCTTTTGTAATGACCTTTTCTTTATCTAGTTTTGCTGAAACCTTCCAAGATATCTTCCTTGCATCCATTCCTTCTTGATAATCTTCAAGTGAAAAAAAGTCGGAAGAATCATCCTTTTTTAGAGAGCCCTCCTTACTAGATGACAGTTTTTTTATCTTCACAGGCTTAATTTCTGGAAAAACAAGGTAAGAAAAATCTACTTTCACTTTCTTTTCCCTTATTAAAAAACCAAATGGATAGGAAGACGATAAATAGACATACTCGATAGTTTTTTTACCGCGCTTCTTTTCGTTTACTTTAATTTTTTTCCTTAAGAACTTGTCTAAAAATTCAATCCTAAACGTATTGTCTAAGATTTTGATATCAATAAAAAATTTTTTTCTTTTATCTTTTGCTTTTATTTCAACATCTATAAAGGCATCTTTTTTTGCATATATTTCTTCTTCGCTTTTTAAATTAACTTCAATATTTTTTAGATTGTTTACTGCAAGAATTGAAGATGCAGCAAGCAATGATAGAAGTATTGCAAAAATCAAGTAAATAAGGTTATTCCCCGAGTTAA includes:
- a CDS encoding DUF177 domain-containing protein, whose translation is MKLIINKIIEEGSVTVEESINLKEELPFKLKDDAKLKLTFEHVQNREIRVYGTIEATFILTCVVCLNEFEYPITIEVDEFYSPRELFDYYKEERPIEELNKFTYTTNYLDTKDIVRDNLLEVLPPYPKCPKCSLETFEN
- the coaD gene encoding pantetheine-phosphate adenylyltransferase, with amino-acid sequence MKTIVYPGTFDPLTNGHLEIIERASKIFDKVVVLVAKREEKHTLFTVEERLEMVKMSLNKFKNVEADVLDTLLVDYLKNHKINLVLRGLRTYQDFEYEKAMFEMNYELNSGIETIFLITRTSAFISSTLVKEVAMNNGDVSKFVPEIVNKKIKDKIRKKL
- a CDS encoding PASTA domain-containing protein, whose translation is MKRYLIFTFLLVFLLAGCSPNSNSETVKVPNFVGMKASVAQELAKTNGLILQVISTEQSNEYPVDTVISQDIPQGSELKKGGFVKIILSSGPKSFSVPHVVGLDFKEARELIINSGLSIGIIKEIESTEKIGTVLEQNPNANTIVQGGSKVDLTISIGQFVKVPDVIGKSVDEAKLILEQAGLVLYKVDTFEDSQQNLPKNIVLYQYPVPNALVEKGTQVLLKIAK
- the rpe gene encoding ribulose-phosphate 3-epimerase gives rise to the protein MKFYISPSIIASNFTNLKKEIEKIESFDQAFVHLDIMDGNFVPNITFGPFIVEQMRKITNLPFDTHLMIKNPDNFVEEFALAGSDFITFHIEETVFPLRILKKIQKLGKKCGISFNPATPVESVVEVLPYTDIVLVMSVEPGFSGQTFIPSTLSKIEKLNELRKSNGYNFLISVDGGINEKTMKSVLDAGADILVMGSFFFKNDLSFVKGVVENLRRL
- the trxA gene encoding thioredoxin; the encoded protein is MEVNESNFREEVLNSEVPTLVDFWAEWCVPCKMIEPIILELEKEYVNRLKVVRVNVDENQNLAIEYGIMSIPTIGIFVNGVMVDAIIGAVPKRVIEEKIKKYLIIN
- a CDS encoding TlpA family protein disulfide reductase yields the protein MKKIIIVVFILVFVSLVFTGCTTTQSNNPTNNQNTNNTTNSTREIAPDFSWKDANGKVVKLSDLKGKVVLIDFWATWCGPCRMTIPHVEAIYEKYKGKGVEVLGVNLDQGNIEKVQQFIKDYGMKYLIIADPNSKVGSLYGVNSIPRFFIVDKNGRIAKVIVGYQDNLGDVISKEIDALLKE
- a CDS encoding DUF3488 and transglutaminase-like domain-containing protein: MNKNNHDIYFLLFIISSIGFVSIVEKSLIILSIIPVFATMLSKNKELKKKPKIVEIIPLITFITLLILGIDLFITIAILLTVTISSKYIVSKNSFDYLEMFLIGIMFGLISSIATISISFGIIAVIFTISSFLFLVSAQSKDDKLRHLVDKKDFALSLMFLFILVSVFFLVLPRFSLGVIHGNPLFNKTSSGFSTDITIDAKPVDLNYQIVMRVETEKKKSPLYIVGVRYSTFINNHWMNYETHEKILRTSQNTFGFQFGKKGTVYLEPTGTNVLFQIGWTNGIYGNFNYLLKDELSNMFFDAPFYKTIKYTLYYDDDKNITTEEKDIAKYLSLKRINPKVIELAKDITKNSFSDLEKVEAIVSYLKKNNKYSLKPEANSIEEFIINHRSGYCEHFATATVMLTRANGIPARLVSGFVTNELNNTSNYYIVREKDAHTWVEVYVSNRWITVDPTPITFTTPSKISMLIDSIIMYWYRNVITYSSASQISLYNNIAQGFRNFGESIFNTINKVSVNKPLLIGIGIAIITLFLFGIKLRKEENEIANLIINFIGNDKKDSETLLEFAKRHKKDKILGDLISYYYSYKYGKKIELKNTILKIIKDIKKSKRYIDREG
- a CDS encoding DUF58 domain-containing protein; this encodes MKLLTKQKSQYSRIKITKEGLFYIAFTFIIGFTAFNSGNNLIYLIFAILLSLLAASSILAVNNLKNIEVNLKSEEEIYAKKDAFIDVEIKAKDKRKKFFIDIKILDNTFRIEFLDKFLRKKIKVNEKKRGKKTIEYVYLSSSYPFGFLIREKKVKVDFSYLVFPEIKPVKIKKLSSSKEGSLKKDDSSDFFSLEDYQEGMDARKISWKVSAKLDKEKVITKANDKLNELKIALNNSSYIYNTYTFEDAVIKIASLIKLLFDQRIPFEFISQNQLLKCNSYQDYIGIMEYLSEAKLEDTSILEDSYDIITERDIEYEYEYEYE